A window of Streptomyces broussonetiae genomic DNA:
CCGATCACATGCCGTCGCGGCGCAAGCTGGCGGCGGCCCGCACGGTACTGGACAGGGCAGGGCTGGAACTCGAGGAGGAGGACGTCGCACACGCGCTGTTCTCCCTGGAGGGTGGCCAGGCCGCGGCTGCGCGCCTGCTGCAGCGTGGTGTCACCGGCGTCATCTGCGCCTCGGACCCGCTGGCCCTGGGGGCGGTGCGCGCTGCCCGCAGGCGCCGGCTCGATGTGCCCGGGGATGTGTCGATCATCGGCTACGACGACTCCTCCTTCATGACCTGCACCGATCCGCCGCTGACCACCATCCGTCAGCCCATCGAGGCGATGGGCCGCGCCGCCGTGGAGCTGCTCGTGGGAGAGCTGGCCGGTGCCAAGGTCACCCACGACGAGCTGCTCTTCGAGCCGGAGCTGGTGGTGCGCGGATCCACCGGTCTGGCGCGGAGGGAGCCCAGCCGCTGACGGAGCACCGACTCGCAGCGCCGACAAGGGCCGTACCCCATGGGGTGCGGCCCTTTGCGTTGTCCGTGGCGCGACCCATCACGTTTCTACGTTGAGTTCTTGCAAACTACCGTCGAGATATTGCGCGACCGACGGGTTGGTGCTTGAGTGAGGCGCGCCACATCCCACGCACTCCGCCCATGAAGGGGTCTTCCACTCATGCGCAGATCCGCAGCGCTGCTGATCGTCGGCGCTCTCACCCTGACCGCCGCCGCCTGTTCCAGCTCCTCCGGCGGCGGTACCAAGCCGAGCAACGGCAAGGTCACCATCTCCATCGACTGCGCCCCGCCGAAAAGCCGCCCGACGCAGCAGAAGCAGTGGGCCGACGACATCGCGGCCTTCGAGAAGCTGCACCCGAACATCACGGTGAAGAGCATCGACACGTTCCCGTGCGAGACCCCTGAACTGTTCACCGCCGCACTCAAGGGCGGCACCGAGCCCAACGTCTTCTACACCTACTTCACGGACAAGCAGCAGGTCCTGGACGCCGGCCGGGCGGCCGACATCACGCAGTACGTCACCTCCGGGAACCTGCCGGTCAAGGACGACATCATGTCCTCGGTGTGGGACACCCAGAAGACCGACGGGAAGGTCTACGGCATTCCGCGCACCAACTACACCATGGGCGTGATCATCAACCGCAAGCTCTTCCAGAAGGCCGGACTCAACCCCGACCAACCGCCGCAGACCTGGGCCGAGGTCGAGGCCGACGCCAAGAAGATCGCCGCCCTCGGCAAGGGCATCGCGGGGTACGGCGACTACAGCGCGGGAAACAACGGCGGCTGGCACTTCACCGCCGAGATCTACGCCCAGGGCGGCCGGATGGTGAGCGACGACGGCACCAAGGCGGCCTTCAACAACCCTCAGGGCCTGGCCGTGCTGCAGAACCTGCACAAGCTCCGCTTCGACGACAACGTCATGGGCAGCACCCAGCTCTACAAGTGGGGCGACCTCCAGAAGCAGATGGCCGCCGGCAAGCTGGGGATGTACATAGCCGCCCCTGACGACATCACCTACATGGTGCAGAGCCTCGGCGCCCACTACGAGGACTTCGGCATGGGCCCGGTACCCGGCCAGAACGGTCCCGGCGCCGGCACCCTCACCGGCGGCGACGACTACATGTTCAACGTGAAGGACACCCCCGAGCAGATCAAGGCCGGGATCCAGCTGCTCAGCTACCTCTGGCTGACGGAGGGCCAGGGCCAGCAGTACAACTACCCCCGCTCCAAGGCCTCCGGCCAGGCGGTCGGCCTGCCCGAGCCGCAGCTGTTCCAGGGCGCGACCGCTGCCAAGGACGCCCAGCTCAAGGCCGCGAACGCCACCATGTCGGTGAAGGCCTTCGATCCCTTCGTCAAGGCCAATGTCCCCGGCGTGACCGAGCCCGGAAACGCCCAGGCCATCTACAAGATCCTGGACACCGCGATGGCGTCCGCACTGACGAGCCGCGACGCCGACCTGAAGAAGCTGCTGGACACCGCCGAGCAGCAGGTCAACCAGGTCCTTGCCAACGCCCAGTAGCCGCAAGGGGCGCCAGGCCCCGGGACGAGCAGCCTCCCAAGGAGATCGACGATGGCGGTCGTGACCGCATCCTCCGGAACCGACGCGCCGCCCGCCGCCGCGGCGGCCGGCCGGGCCGGGACACTGCGCAGATCCGTACAGCGCAACCTCACCGCACACGGCTTCCTGATCGGCGCGGTGCTCTGCTTCGCCTGCTTCCAGTGGTATCCCATGGTCCGCGAAGTGATCATGAGCTTCCAGAAGGCGAAGGCCGGCAGGACCACCTGGGTCGGCCTGCACAACCTCGACCAGATCGTGCACGACCCGAGCTTCTGGCCGGCCTGGCGGAACACCGCCGAATTCACCGGCCTGGCCCTGCTGTTCGGATTCGCGCTGCCGTTCGTCACGGCCGTGGTGATGAACGAACTGCGGCACGCGCGCGGCTACCTGAGAATCCTGGTCTACCTGCCGGTGATGCTTCCGCCGGTGTCCTCACTGCTGCTGTTCAAGTACCTGTACAACCCCGAGTACGGGCCGATCGACCGGTCACTGCAGCTGCTGCACCTGCCCACCTCCGGCTGGCTGCAGTCCCCGGACATGGCGATGCTCGCCGTCGTCATCGCCTCCACCTGGATGAACATGGGCAGCGCCACACTGATCTACCTGGCGGCGCTGCAGAACATACCCGGTGAGCTGTACGAGGCCGCCGAACTGGACGGCGCCGGACTGCTGCGGCGCGTCTGGCACGTGACGATCCCACAGACCCGACTAGTCCTCTCGCTGATGCTGATGCTTCAGATCGTCGCCACCATGCAGGTCTTCGTCGAGCCGTTCATCCTCACCAACGGCGGCCAGGGCGTGGAGGGTTCGACCACCACGGTCGTCTACCTCATCTACCAGTACGCCTTCAACTTCTCCAACTACGGCGCCGCCTGCGCACTCGGGCTGCTCCTGCTGCTGGTGCTCGCCGCGTTCTCGGTGATCTACGTGCGACTCAACCGGAGGCTGGAGTCATGAGCGACACCCGCACCCTGGTCAATCCGGCCCAGCTGAACCGCACGCTGTACCGCGCGGCACTGATCCTGGTCGTCGTCGCCTTCACGCTGGCCTTCCTCGGCCCTCTCTACCTGCTGGTGACGGGCGGGCTCAAGGGCACCACCGAGTCCATCCAGACCCCGCCCACCTTCTACCCGCACCACATCGAGGCCTCCAACTACAGCGACGCATGGTCTCGCCTCAACATCGCCCACCTGCTGCTCAACACGCTGTGGTACGCCTTCGGAGCACTCGCCTTCCAGCTCGTCCTGGACGTCGCGGCGGCCTACTCGCTGTCCAAACTGCGGCCGGCGCTGGGCAACGCGATCCTCGGCCTGATGCTGGCCACCCTGATGATCCCGGCCATGGTGCTGGTCGTCCCGCAGTACCTGACCGTGCTGGACCTGCCGCTGATCCACCAGAACCTGCTCAACTCGCCCTGGGCGATCTGGCTCCCGTCGGTGGCCAACGCCTTCAACATCTACCTGCTCAAGCGCTTCTTCGACTCGGTGCCCCAGGAACTGCTCGATTCCGCCGCCATCGACGGCGCCGGACCGCTGCGCACACTGCTCTCCATCGTGCTGCCCATGTCCCGGCCGATCATCGGTGTGGTGTCCATCTTCGCCCTGGTCAACGTGTGGAAGGACTTCCTCTGGCCGCTGCTGGCCGAGCCCGACCCGACCAGGCAGACACTCAACGCCGGCATCTACTCGCTCTCCCTGGGCGTGCCGGAGAACGTGCTGATCGCCGCCTCGGCCATCTCCGCCGTGCCGACGGTGATCTTCTTCCTGATCTTCCAACGCTCCATCATGTCCGGGCTCACCGCCGGCAGCCTCAAGGGCTGACACCATCTCCCGAGGAGACTTCTACCGTGCACCAACCCCACGAGTGGTGGCGTGGCGCCGCGATCTACCAGATCTACGTGCGCAGCTTCGCCGACGCGGACGGCGACGGGGTGGGCGACCTGGCGGGCGTCAGGTCCCGGCTGCCGTATCTCGCCGAACTCGGTGTCGACGCGCTCTGGTTCACCCCCTGGTACGCCTCACCGATGGCCGACGGTGGCTACGACGTGGCCGACTACCGCGCCATCCACCCGGCCTTCGGCAGCCTGCGGGAGGCCGAGAAACTGATCTCCGAGGCGCTGGCCTCGGGGATCCGCACCATCGTCGACATCGTCCCCAACCACGTCTCCGACCGGCACCGCTGGTTCCAGGAGGCGCTCGCCGCAGGCCCGGGCTCCCCGGAGCGCGATCGGTTCTGGTTCCGCGAGGGCCGAGGCGCAAGGGGCGAACTTCCCCCCAACAACTGGATGTCGCAGTTCGGCGGCAGCGCCTGGACCCGCGTCCCGGACGGCCAGTGGTACCTGCACCGCTTCGCCTCCGCCCAGCCCGACCTGAACTGGCAGCACCCCGAGGTGCGCCGGGAGCACGAGGAGGTGCTGCGCTTCTGGTTCGACCGCGGCGCGGCCGGGGTCCGTATCGACTCCGCCGCCGAGGTCGTCAAGGACCCGGCGCTTCCCGACCTGGTGGACGGCGCGGTCCCGCATCCCTACCTGGACCGCGACGAGATCCACGAGGTGTACCGGGACTGGCGCAAGGTCGCCGAGTCCTACACCCCGCCGCGCGCCCTGATCGGTGAGGTCTGGCTGCCCGACCCCGAGCGCTTCGCCCGCTACCTGCGCCCCGACGAACTCCACACAGCCTTCAACTTCGGCTTCCTCACCTGCCCTTGGGACGCCGTGCGGCTGCGCGAGGCGATCACGACCACGCTGTCCGTGCACACGTCCGTCGGAGCGCCCGCCACCTGGGTACTGGCCAACCACGACGTGACCCGGACCGTCACCCGCTACGGGCGTGCCGACACCGGATTCGACTTCGCGGCCAAGACCCACGGCACCCCCACCGACCTCGCGCTGGGCACCCGGCGCGCCCGGGCGGCGGCGCTGCTGAGCCTGGCCCTGCCCGGCTCCGTCTACCTCTACCAGGGCGAGGAGCTGGGCCTGCCCGAGGTCGAGGACCTGCCGTACTCGGTCATCGAAGACCCGATGTTCCACCGCACCCAAGGAGCCGACCCCGGCCGGGACGGCTGCCGCGTGCCACTGCCGTGGAGCGGCGACGCCCCGCCGTTCGGCTTCGGCCCCGAGGGCACTCGGCCCTGGCTGCCCCAGCCTGCGGCCTGGTCGGCGATGACGGCGCAGCGGCAGGTGGCGGACCGGGACAGCATGCTGAGCCTGTACCGCACGGCGCTGCGCCTGCGCCGCAGCGAGATCGCCCTCGGTGACGGGCAGATGACCTGGCTTCCCAGCGGCCCCCAGGTTCTCGCCTTCACCCGTGACGCCGGCTTCGGCTGCGTGGTCAACCTGGGCGCGGAGCCGGCGCCGCTGCCACCGCACCGGCAGGTCCTGCTGAGCAGCGCACAGCTGAGGGACGGGCAGTTGCCCACCGATACCGCGGTCTGGCTGCGCCTGCCCTGACCCGGACGCGGCACCGACCGCACCGGGCCGCGCCGCTCATGGAGGTGGGCGGCGCGGCCCGCCCCTGCCCGCAACGTCGGTGGGGTCGGTCTCAGCACCTGCGGGTCCTTCTCGGTGGTTCTCGCCTGCGGTCACCCCCGGAGGGACCGCGCGCCGAACGCCGTCCTCTGCTACAGACTGGAGTTCCGGACCGGTGTTCTCGGCCGGGTGCCGGACGAGGAGCGCGGACATGCACGGCTTCGGCGGACGGGGAACGCCATGACGAACGGGACGACGATGCGGGCGTGGGCCGTGGACGGGCCGCGGCCCGTCGAGGACGGGGCCCTGCAGCTGGTCGGGAAGCCCGTTCCGGTGCCGGCCGACGACGAGCTGCTGGTGCACGTGCGTGCGTGCGGGGTGTGCCGTACCGACCTGCATGTCACCGAGGGTGACCTGCCGGTGCACCGTCCCAGGGTCACGCCTGGTCACGAGGTGGTCGGCGTGGTCGAGAGCTTCGGGGCCGCGGTGCGGGACTTCACGGTCGGGGAGCGGGTGGGAGTGGCCTGGCTGCGCCGCACGGACGGGGACTGTGTGTACTGCCGACGGGGCACCGAGAACCTGTGTCCGGCCTCGCTCTACACGGGCTGGGACGCCGACGGCGGTTACGCCGAGTACACGACCGTGCCGGCCGCCTACGCGCACCGGCTGCCCGACGAACTCGACGACATCTCGCTCGCCCCGATGCTGTGCGCCGGCATCATCGGCTACCGGGCGCTGCACCGGGCGTCGCTGCCACCGGGCGGGCGCCTCGGACTGTACGGCTTCGGGGGCAGCGCCCACCTGTGCGCGCAGGTCGCGATCGCCGAGGGTGCCACCGTGCACGTCATGACACGGGGCGCCGTCGCCCGGCGCCTCGCCCTGGAGCTGGGCGCCGCCTCGGCGCGGGAGGCCTACGACACGCCGCCCGAGCCGCTGGACAGCGCGATCCTCTTCGCCCCCGTCGGCGACCTGGTCCCGGTCGCACTGCGGGCCCTGGACCGCGGCGGCGTGCTGGCGGTCGCCGGCATCCATCTGAGCGACACGCCCCCCCTGCACTACGAGAGCGACCTCTTCTACGAGAAGGAATTGCGCAGCGTCACCTCCAACACCCGTGAGGACGCTCGGGAGTTCCTGTCCCGGGCGGTGCGGCACGGGGTGCACGCGACGACGCACGCCTATCCGCTCTCACAGGCCGATCAGGCGCTCCAGGACCTCAAGGCCGGACGGTTCGACGGGGCGGCGGTGCTCGTCAACGACCTGTCCTGAGGCCCGAACAGTGTCTCCGCGTTGCCGGAAGCGATCTTGGAGCGGTCCGCGGGATCGGGGATGGCGTCGAAGAACCGCCTGACCGCCACCGCGTCGGGACGGTGGAAGGGGTAGTCGGTGGAGAACAGCACCCGGTCGGCACCCGTGAAGTCGAGGGCGTGGCGCAGCAGTCGTTCCTGGAGCATCCCACTGCTGGTGATGTGGATGTTGGTCGTGATGTAGTCCGACACCCGGCGCTCGAGGTGCGTTGCGAGCCCGGAGAGGCTGTCGACCCGATCCATCCAGAACAACAGCATCTCGCCCCAGTGCCCGAGCACGAGCTGAAGGTCGGGGTGGCGGTCGAACGTGCCACGCAGGATCAGCCGTAGCGCGGCCAGACCCGCCTCCATGTGCCAGCCCCAGCCGAACGTCGCAAGTCCGAGGTCGATCAGTGGATCCAGGCCTCGGTACGCGGCATCGCGCAGCTCGTTCGACGGGATCTGCGGGTGGATGAAGAGGGGCTGGTGCAAGCGGGCCGCGGTGCCGAGCAGGTCGTCGTAGGCGGGGTCGTCCAGCGTACGGCTGCCCGTGCGGCCGTGGATCATCGCACCGACATGGCCCAGCCGGGTGGCGCACCGTTCGAGTTCCGCGGCCGCGGCCCGGGGATCGCCGGTCGGCAGGGTCGCGAACGCGCGGAAGCGGGCCGGATGCGCGCGGACCGCGTCAGCCGCCTCGTCGTTCGCCTCCCGGGCCAGTGCGACGGCTTCCCGGGCGGGGAGCGCCTGGGTGGCGGGCGTGACGACCGACAAGATCGAGACGTCGATCCCGGCGGCGTCCATCGCCTCGATGCGGCCCCGGCCGATGTCCTCGAGCCGGGCCCGGTTGCCGCCCATGGTGTTGAAGGCGACACTCTCGTCGCGCGCCCCGTTCTGCAGGCGGTCGAGCGCGTCGCGGAGACGGATGCTGTTCCAGTGCTCCTCGATCGCGATGATCTTCAGGTCGTCGTTCGCACGGCCGCCGGTCATGGTGGGGGCCGGGCCGGTCGGGTTCACCACGGGACGCTCCGGCC
This region includes:
- a CDS encoding amidohydrolase family protein, coding for MVNPTGPAPTMTGGRANDDLKIIAIEEHWNSIRLRDALDRLQNGARDESVAFNTMGGNRARLEDIGRGRIEAMDAAGIDVSILSVVTPATQALPAREAVALAREANDEAADAVRAHPARFRAFATLPTGDPRAAAAELERCATRLGHVGAMIHGRTGSRTLDDPAYDDLLGTAARLHQPLFIHPQIPSNELRDAAYRGLDPLIDLGLATFGWGWHMEAGLAALRLILRGTFDRHPDLQLVLGHWGEMLLFWMDRVDSLSGLATHLERRVSDYITTNIHITSSGMLQERLLRHALDFTGADRVLFSTDYPFHRPDAVAVRRFFDAIPDPADRSKIASGNAETLFGPQDRSLTSTAAPSNRPALRSWSA
- a CDS encoding carbohydrate ABC transporter permease, which encodes MSDTRTLVNPAQLNRTLYRAALILVVVAFTLAFLGPLYLLVTGGLKGTTESIQTPPTFYPHHIEASNYSDAWSRLNIAHLLLNTLWYAFGALAFQLVLDVAAAYSLSKLRPALGNAILGLMLATLMIPAMVLVVPQYLTVLDLPLIHQNLLNSPWAIWLPSVANAFNIYLLKRFFDSVPQELLDSAAIDGAGPLRTLLSIVLPMSRPIIGVVSIFALVNVWKDFLWPLLAEPDPTRQTLNAGIYSLSLGVPENVLIAASAISAVPTVIFFLIFQRSIMSGLTAGSLKG
- a CDS encoding ABC transporter substrate-binding protein, translating into MRRSAALLIVGALTLTAAACSSSSGGGTKPSNGKVTISIDCAPPKSRPTQQKQWADDIAAFEKLHPNITVKSIDTFPCETPELFTAALKGGTEPNVFYTYFTDKQQVLDAGRAADITQYVTSGNLPVKDDIMSSVWDTQKTDGKVYGIPRTNYTMGVIINRKLFQKAGLNPDQPPQTWAEVEADAKKIAALGKGIAGYGDYSAGNNGGWHFTAEIYAQGGRMVSDDGTKAAFNNPQGLAVLQNLHKLRFDDNVMGSTQLYKWGDLQKQMAAGKLGMYIAAPDDITYMVQSLGAHYEDFGMGPVPGQNGPGAGTLTGGDDYMFNVKDTPEQIKAGIQLLSYLWLTEGQGQQYNYPRSKASGQAVGLPEPQLFQGATAAKDAQLKAANATMSVKAFDPFVKANVPGVTEPGNAQAIYKILDTAMASALTSRDADLKKLLDTAEQQVNQVLANAQ
- a CDS encoding carbohydrate ABC transporter permease, which gives rise to MAVVTASSGTDAPPAAAAAGRAGTLRRSVQRNLTAHGFLIGAVLCFACFQWYPMVREVIMSFQKAKAGRTTWVGLHNLDQIVHDPSFWPAWRNTAEFTGLALLFGFALPFVTAVVMNELRHARGYLRILVYLPVMLPPVSSLLLFKYLYNPEYGPIDRSLQLLHLPTSGWLQSPDMAMLAVVIASTWMNMGSATLIYLAALQNIPGELYEAAELDGAGLLRRVWHVTIPQTRLVLSLMLMLQIVATMQVFVEPFILTNGGQGVEGSTTTVVYLIYQYAFNFSNYGAACALGLLLLLVLAAFSVIYVRLNRRLES
- a CDS encoding glycoside hydrolase family 13 protein, with the protein product MHQPHEWWRGAAIYQIYVRSFADADGDGVGDLAGVRSRLPYLAELGVDALWFTPWYASPMADGGYDVADYRAIHPAFGSLREAEKLISEALASGIRTIVDIVPNHVSDRHRWFQEALAAGPGSPERDRFWFREGRGARGELPPNNWMSQFGGSAWTRVPDGQWYLHRFASAQPDLNWQHPEVRREHEEVLRFWFDRGAAGVRIDSAAEVVKDPALPDLVDGAVPHPYLDRDEIHEVYRDWRKVAESYTPPRALIGEVWLPDPERFARYLRPDELHTAFNFGFLTCPWDAVRLREAITTTLSVHTSVGAPATWVLANHDVTRTVTRYGRADTGFDFAAKTHGTPTDLALGTRRARAAALLSLALPGSVYLYQGEELGLPEVEDLPYSVIEDPMFHRTQGADPGRDGCRVPLPWSGDAPPFGFGPEGTRPWLPQPAAWSAMTAQRQVADRDSMLSLYRTALRLRRSEIALGDGQMTWLPSGPQVLAFTRDAGFGCVVNLGAEPAPLPPHRQVLLSSAQLRDGQLPTDTAVWLRLP
- a CDS encoding zinc-binding alcohol dehydrogenase family protein; protein product: MRAWAVDGPRPVEDGALQLVGKPVPVPADDELLVHVRACGVCRTDLHVTEGDLPVHRPRVTPGHEVVGVVESFGAAVRDFTVGERVGVAWLRRTDGDCVYCRRGTENLCPASLYTGWDADGGYAEYTTVPAAYAHRLPDELDDISLAPMLCAGIIGYRALHRASLPPGGRLGLYGFGGSAHLCAQVAIAEGATVHVMTRGAVARRLALELGAASAREAYDTPPEPLDSAILFAPVGDLVPVALRALDRGGVLAVAGIHLSDTPPLHYESDLFYEKELRSVTSNTREDAREFLSRAVRHGVHATTHAYPLSQADQALQDLKAGRFDGAAVLVNDLS